A window of Bacteroidota bacterium contains these coding sequences:
- the asnB gene encoding asparagine synthase B, with the protein MCGIIGVFSAKPGVQELRAGVLDMSKKIRHRGPDWSGVYCGDKVIFSHERLAIVDPQSGGQPLYSKDKKLVLAVNGEIYNHQELKKDLSDYEFLTHSDCEVILALYRKKGINFIEDLNGIFAFALYDSETDSYLIARDHMGIIPLYMGWDKSGNFYVASELKALEGVCNKIQEFLPGHYLYSKEGQELKKWYTRDWMQFENVKDNVTDISQLRSALEAAVHRQLMSDVPYGVLLSGGLDSSIISAITKKYAANRIESGDTQQAWYPQLHSFAVGLVGSPDLAAARKVAEHIGSVHHEINFTIQEGLDAIRDVIYHLETYDVTTVRASTPMYLLARVIKSMGIKMVLSGEGADELFGGYLYFHKAPNAQAFHEETVRKLSKLHLYDCLRANKSLAAWGIEGRVPFLDKEFMDVAMRLNPKDKMAGNGKMEKWVLRKAFEDYLPESIAWRQKEQFSDGVGYSWIDTLKATAAFEVSDEQLANASFRFPVHPPMSKEEYRYRSIFSELFPSDSAAACVPSVKSVACSTPEALAWDASFQNANDPSGRAVKTVHNDGYK; encoded by the coding sequence ATGTGTGGAATTATTGGAGTATTTTCTGCGAAGCCTGGTGTACAGGAATTGAGAGCCGGAGTGCTGGACATGTCAAAAAAAATTCGACACCGTGGTCCGGATTGGTCGGGTGTGTATTGTGGCGATAAAGTTATTTTTTCGCATGAACGTCTTGCCATTGTTGATCCTCAATCGGGAGGTCAACCCTTGTACAGCAAAGATAAAAAGTTGGTTCTTGCCGTGAATGGCGAAATATACAATCATCAGGAATTAAAAAAAGACCTATCTGATTACGAATTTCTAACCCATTCGGATTGTGAAGTTATTTTAGCCTTGTATCGCAAAAAGGGAATTAATTTTATTGAAGATTTAAATGGCATTTTTGCTTTTGCTTTGTATGATTCTGAAACTGATTCTTACCTAATAGCCCGCGATCACATGGGTATAATCCCATTGTATATGGGATGGGATAAATCCGGAAATTTTTATGTGGCTTCAGAATTAAAAGCACTTGAGGGTGTATGTAACAAAATTCAAGAGTTTTTACCGGGTCATTATCTTTATAGTAAGGAGGGGCAAGAATTAAAAAAATGGTATACACGCGATTGGATGCAATTTGAAAATGTAAAAGACAATGTAACTGATATCTCTCAATTGCGCAGTGCCCTGGAAGCTGCAGTGCACCGCCAATTGATGAGTGATGTTCCTTACGGCGTCTTACTTTCAGGAGGATTGGATTCTTCAATCATTTCGGCCATCACAAAAAAATATGCCGCAAACCGCATTGAATCGGGAGATACCCAACAAGCTTGGTATCCACAATTGCATTCGTTTGCAGTTGGTTTAGTGGGTTCGCCCGATTTGGCTGCTGCGCGAAAAGTTGCCGAGCACATAGGTTCGGTGCACCACGAAATTAACTTTACTATTCAAGAAGGTTTAGATGCCATTCGGGATGTTATATATCACTTAGAAACGTATGATGTCACTACAGTGCGTGCCTCCACTCCTATGTATTTGTTAGCTCGCGTTATAAAATCAATGGGCATAAAAATGGTGCTTTCGGGGGAAGGTGCCGACGAACTCTTTGGGGGCTATTTATATTTTCACAAAGCACCGAATGCACAAGCCTTTCACGAAGAAACTGTGCGTAAATTAAGTAAATTGCATTTGTACGATTGCTTGCGTGCCAATAAATCACTAGCTGCTTGGGGAATTGAAGGGCGTGTTCCTTTTTTAGATAAGGAATTTATGGATGTGGCCATGCGACTGAATCCCAAAGATAAGATGGCAGGAAATGGAAAAATGGAAAAATGGGTTTTAAGAAAAGCTTTCGAGGACTATTTACCCGAAAGTATCGCTTGGCGCCAAAAAGAACAATTTAGTGATGGGGTTGGATACAGTTGGATTGATACCTTAAAAGCTACTGCGGCTTTTGAGGTAAGTGATGAACAATTGGCCAATGCGAGTTTTCGCTTCCCGGTGCATCCACCTATGTCTAAGGAAGAATACCGCTACCGTTCCATATTTAGTGAGTTGTTTCCTTCTGACTCTGCAGCCGCTTGTGTGCCCTCTGTAAAATCTGTGGCTTGCAGCACGCCAGAAGCCTTAGCTTGGGATGCTTCTTTTCAAAATGCAAATGATCCGTCAGGACGTGCGGTAAAAACAGTTCATAATGATGGCTATAAATAA